In one Desulfomicrobium macestii genomic region, the following are encoded:
- a CDS encoding UbiD family decarboxylase — translation MIYRNLKSCLDDLERTKQLVRIDEPIDPYIAAGAIQRRVFQAGGPALLFTNVRGTKFPMAANIFGTLARTKFIFRATLRRVEAMLSAKADPALVLKKPALWPGLALGAWHTLPKTVSDGPIMAHTTSISQLPQLVSWPMDGGAYVTLPLVYSESPSKPGYMGSNLGMYRIQLSGNEFEKDREVGLHYQIHRGIGYHHAEAIARKTRLPVNIFVGGPPAMTLAAIMPLPEGIAEMLFAGALGGHRVPMVKRPGELPIPAEADFCIRGYIDPGVQKPEGPFGDHLGYYSLAHDFPVMQVSEVLHREGAVWPFTTVGRPPQEDTMFGAFIHELTAELVPQVFGGVHEVHAVDAAGVHPLLLAVGSERYVPYAGERQPQELITNGLSLLGTTQTSLSKYVILAAREDDPDLSCHDVPRFLGHVLERLDLSRDLHFITRTTMDTLDYSGISLNQGSKVLWTAAGSPKRELGTALPALILPDGFSNPRFFAPGMLVLSGPAHAQPRDTHDPAMENLCQVLAKADLRGFPLIVVADDAEFTADSWDNFLWVTFTRSDPATDTYGLNGFTHCKHWGCTSMVVDARLKTYHAPALVSVAEIEKRVDELALPGRPLYGII, via the coding sequence ATGATCTACCGCAATCTCAAATCCTGCCTCGACGATCTGGAGCGGACCAAACAGCTGGTACGCATCGATGAGCCCATCGACCCCTATATCGCGGCCGGAGCCATCCAGCGCAGGGTCTTTCAGGCCGGTGGACCGGCACTGCTCTTCACCAACGTCAGGGGCACCAAATTTCCCATGGCCGCCAATATTTTCGGCACATTGGCGCGGACAAAATTCATTTTCCGCGCCACCCTGCGCCGCGTGGAGGCCATGCTTTCGGCCAAGGCCGATCCGGCCCTCGTCCTGAAAAAGCCCGCGCTCTGGCCAGGGCTGGCCCTTGGCGCCTGGCACACCCTGCCCAAGACCGTCAGCGACGGCCCGATCATGGCCCACACCACCAGCATTTCGCAGCTCCCGCAGCTCGTTTCCTGGCCCATGGACGGCGGGGCCTACGTGACCCTGCCGCTGGTCTATTCCGAGAGCCCTTCAAAGCCCGGATACATGGGCTCGAATCTTGGCATGTACCGCATTCAGCTCTCGGGCAACGAGTTTGAAAAGGACCGGGAAGTGGGCCTGCACTACCAGATCCATCGCGGCATAGGGTATCATCACGCCGAAGCCATCGCGCGCAAGACCCGCCTGCCCGTGAACATTTTCGTCGGAGGACCTCCGGCCATGACGCTGGCCGCCATCATGCCCCTGCCCGAGGGCATCGCCGAGATGCTCTTTGCCGGTGCGCTGGGCGGGCATCGCGTGCCCATGGTCAAGCGGCCCGGGGAACTGCCGATCCCGGCTGAGGCGGATTTCTGCATCCGTGGATACATCGACCCCGGCGTGCAGAAGCCCGAAGGCCCCTTCGGGGACCATCTCGGCTACTACAGCCTGGCGCACGATTTTCCGGTCATGCAGGTTTCCGAGGTGCTGCACCGCGAAGGCGCCGTCTGGCCTTTCACCACGGTGGGCCGCCCGCCCCAGGAGGACACCATGTTCGGGGCGTTCATCCATGAACTGACCGCCGAGCTGGTGCCGCAGGTTTTCGGAGGCGTGCACGAGGTTCACGCCGTGGACGCGGCCGGAGTGCATCCGCTCCTCTTGGCCGTGGGCAGCGAGCGCTATGTGCCTTATGCGGGCGAGCGCCAGCCTCAGGAGCTCATCACCAACGGGCTGTCACTGCTGGGCACGACCCAGACCTCCCTCTCCAAGTACGTCATCCTCGCCGCCCGCGAGGACGACCCGGACCTGTCCTGCCACGATGTGCCCCGATTCCTCGGGCATGTGCTCGAACGCCTCGATCTGTCGCGGGATCTGCATTTCATCACCCGCACGACCATGGACACGCTCGATTATTCCGGCATCAGCCTCAATCAGGGCTCCAAGGTGCTCTGGACGGCCGCCGGAAGTCCCAAACGCGAACTGGGCACGGCCTTGCCCGCCCTGATCCTGCCGGACGGGTTTTCCAATCCGCGTTTTTTTGCTCCGGGCATGCTGGTCCTTTCCGGTCCGGCCCACGCCCAGCCGCGCGACACCCACGACCCGGCCATGGAAAATCTGTGTCAGGTTCTGGCAAAAGCCGACCTGCGCGGTTTTCCGCTCATCGTTGTCGCCGATGACGCCGAGTTCACGGCGGATTCCTGGGACAATTTCCTGTGGGTGACCTTCACCCGCTCGGACCCGGCCACGGACACCTACGGGCTGAACGGATTCACGCACTGCAAGCATTGGGGATGCACGAGCATGGTCGTCGACGCCCGGCTCAAGACCTATCACGCCCCGGCGCTGGTCAGTGTGGCGGAAATCGAAAAAAGAGTGGACGAACTTGCCCTGCCCGGCAGACCCCTGTATGGAATCATCTAA